The following proteins are encoded in a genomic region of Desulfomicrobium escambiense DSM 10707:
- a CDS encoding deoxycytidylate deaminase, giving the protein MDNRIPWPQYFMNIAYLVAERSTCLRRKVGALAVKDKRILATGYNGAPAGLTHCLEIGCLREKLGIPSGQRHELCRALHAEQNVIIQAAIHGVSIEGADIFCTTQPCILCAKMLINCRVRAIHFAEGYPDDMSREMLDEAGIPYHRMERETDGR; this is encoded by the coding sequence ATGGACAACCGCATCCCCTGGCCGCAATATTTCATGAACATCGCCTACCTCGTGGCCGAGCGCTCGACCTGCCTGCGCCGCAAGGTCGGGGCCCTGGCCGTCAAGGACAAGCGCATCCTGGCCACGGGCTACAACGGCGCACCGGCAGGTCTGACCCATTGCCTGGAGATCGGCTGCCTGCGCGAAAAGCTGGGCATCCCCTCGGGGCAGCGCCACGAACTGTGCCGGGCCCTGCACGCCGAGCAGAACGTCATCATACAGGCCGCCATCCACGGCGTGAGCATCGAGGGCGCGGACATCTTCTGCACCACCCAGCCGTGCATCCTGTGCGCCAAGATGCTCATCAACTGCCGGGTGCGGGCCATCCATTTCGCCGAAGGCTACCCCGACGACATGTCGCGCGAGATGCTCGACGAGGCCGGCATCCCCTACCATCGCATGGAGAGGGAGACCGATGGCAGATGA
- the glyA gene encoding serine hydroxymethyltransferase gives MDELTRQDPQIAKAIQLETNRQITKLELIASENFTSHAVRIAMGSVMTHKYAEGYPGKRYYGGCEFVDMAENLAMERARQLFGAEYANVQPHSGSQANMGAYFAAIQPGDTILGMNLSHGGHLTHGSPVNFSGRLFKTVFYGVEKETGQINYDEVEALAREHKPQMIIAGASAYPRTLDFERFRAIADSVGAKLLVDMAHIAGLVATGLHPSPIKHAHFTTTTTHKTLRGPRGGMILSSEEFGKTLNSQIFPGIQGGPLMHVIAAKAVAFAEALRPEFKDYQQQVLDNAKTLAKELTDAGFDLVSGGTDNHLMLLDLTSHDITGKDAEIGLDHAGMTVNKNTVPFETRSPFVTSGIRLGTPALTTRGMKTDDMRKVAKWIVATLGSLDNETRLREISREVEKFAGQFPLFAW, from the coding sequence ATGGACGAACTCACACGCCAGGATCCGCAGATAGCCAAAGCCATCCAGCTGGAAACCAACCGCCAGATCACCAAGCTCGAGCTCATCGCCTCCGAGAACTTCACCTCCCATGCGGTGCGCATCGCCATGGGCAGCGTCATGACCCACAAGTACGCCGAAGGCTACCCGGGCAAGCGCTACTACGGCGGCTGCGAATTCGTGGATATGGCCGAGAACCTGGCCATGGAGCGGGCCCGGCAGCTCTTCGGCGCCGAGTACGCCAACGTCCAGCCCCACTCCGGTTCCCAGGCCAACATGGGCGCCTATTTCGCGGCCATCCAGCCCGGCGACACGATCCTGGGCATGAACCTGTCCCACGGCGGGCACCTGACCCACGGCAGCCCCGTGAACTTCTCGGGCCGCCTCTTCAAGACCGTGTTCTACGGCGTGGAGAAGGAAACGGGCCAGATCAACTACGACGAGGTCGAGGCTCTGGCCAGGGAGCACAAGCCGCAGATGATCATCGCCGGGGCCAGCGCCTACCCGCGCACCCTGGATTTCGAGCGTTTCCGCGCCATCGCCGACAGCGTCGGGGCCAAGCTCCTGGTGGACATGGCCCACATCGCCGGTTTGGTTGCCACGGGCCTGCACCCCTCGCCCATCAAGCACGCCCACTTCACCACCACGACCACGCACAAGACCCTGCGCGGCCCCCGCGGCGGCATGATCCTGAGCTCCGAGGAATTCGGCAAGACCCTCAACTCCCAGATCTTCCCCGGCATCCAGGGCGGACCGCTCATGCACGTCATCGCGGCCAAGGCCGTGGCCTTTGCCGAGGCCCTGCGCCCCGAGTTCAAGGACTACCAGCAGCAGGTCCTGGACAACGCCAAGACCCTGGCCAAGGAACTGACCGACGCGGGCTTCGACCTGGTCTCGGGCGGTACGGACAACCACCTCATGCTCCTGGACCTGACCAGCCACGACATCACGGGCAAGGACGCCGAGATCGGCCTGGACCACGCCGGCATGACCGTCAACAAGAACACCGTGCCCTTCGAGACGCGCTCCCCCTTCGTCACGTCCGGCATACGCCTGGGCACGCCGGCCCTGACCACCCGCGGCATGAAGACCGACGACATGCGCAAGGTGGCCAAGTGGATCGTCGCGACTCTGGGCAGTCTCGACAACGAGACGCGACTGCGCGAAATCAGCAGGGAAGTGGAAAAATTCGCGGGCCAGTTCCCGCTTTTCGCCTGGTAA